Below is a window of Natranaerobius trueperi DNA.
TAGTGCGCCATTTGAAGTGAGAACACCTTCACCTCTAGCAACAGCTGTTTCTACTAATGTTGCTATTGGTAAATTATAATGTGTTTTTTTAAAATAAGAATTTGTATAATTAAGTGCATTTTTCATTAAAAAAACCTCCTCAAAAAAGTGATTACTATATATGTTACACTAATTTCTAAATGTGGTGACATTGTAACATAATTTTTATAATATGTATCACAATTTAGAAATTTTCTTGGGTAAATTTTTAATTAATCAATGTAGGAAAGTAATATGTTAAAATATAAAAAAATAACAGAAAGGTGGTTCATATGGAAAATAATATTCCAACTAGAGCTGAAGCTTACGAACTTTTACGGAAATATGTAAATGACGAGCGTCAGATTAACCATGCTTTAGCTGTAGAAGCAACATTGGTTCACTTTGCAGAAAAGTTCGATGAAGATGTACAAAAGTGGGGAACAATAGGCCTCATTCATGATTTAGATTATGAATTATACCCTGAACAGCATTGCCATAAAGTTAGAGAACTATTAGAAAAAGAAAAGTGGCCAGAAGAGTACATAAGAGCAATTGAGAGCCATGGTTGGAAGATTTGTACTGATGTAGAACCAAAAGAAACTATGGAAAAAGTATTGTATACTGTTGATCAATTAACTGGTCTTATAACTGCAACTGCACTTGTGAGACCAAGTAAGAGTATTATGGATGTTAAAACAAAATCTGTTAAAAAGAAGTGGAAACAAACAGAGTTTGCTTCAGGTGTTGATAGGGAAGTAATTTCAAGAGGTGCAGAGATGTTAGGTATGGATCTTAATGAACTAATTGAAGAAACGATAAAGGCTATGCAAAAAGAAGCTGAAGCTTTAGGGTTAAATGGCTAATAATGCTATCAAGATTAAGGAGTTATAAAACTATTAATCCTGCCAGATCTTAACTCTGGCAGGATTAATAGTTTTATATATCTTTTGATTTACTTGACTGATTCTTTTCTGAGTCAGTCCATACACCACTTTCTAAATCTATACTGTTATTTAATTTACCAACTACACTTGTTACTGAAAGATCTCCTGCAATATTATTCATAGTTCTAAAAGCATCTAAAATAGGATCAACACCTGCTACGAATGCTACAACTCCTAATGGTAGGCCTAACTGTGTTAATACCATAGATAACATAATTAAACCTGAACCGGGAACACCAGCTGTTCCAATACTTGCTAAGACTGTTGTTGTAACAATAGTTAGCTGTTCTGCCATAGTAAGTGTCTCACCAACTAAGTTTGCGGCAAAAATAGCTGCAACCCCTTGATACATTGCAGTACCATCCATATTTATAGTAGCTCCTAAGGGTAAAGTAAAAGAATATATTTTTTCATCTACTTTTAAGCTTTCATCTGCTGCTCTCATAGAAATTGGTAAAACACTAGCGCTTGATCTAGTAGCAAAAGCTGCTAAAAGTGCTTCTTTTGAACCTTTAAGAATTTTAATAGGTGATTTCTTTAAAATAATACCATTTA
It encodes the following:
- a CDS encoding HDIG domain-containing metalloprotein — translated: MENNIPTRAEAYELLRKYVNDERQINHALAVEATLVHFAEKFDEDVQKWGTIGLIHDLDYELYPEQHCHKVRELLEKEKWPEEYIRAIESHGWKICTDVEPKETMEKVLYTVDQLTGLITATALVRPSKSIMDVKTKSVKKKWKQTEFASGVDREVISRGAEMLGMDLNELIEETIKAMQKEAEALGLNG